A region of Necator americanus strain Aroian chromosome I, whole genome shotgun sequence DNA encodes the following proteins:
- a CDS encoding hypothetical protein (NECATOR_CHRI.G829.T1), with protein MVQSVRSSAATVSSTVRSHRVAVPIYSSKKSLTLLLLLLLLLLLLLLLLLLLLSLLLLLLLLLLLLLLLLLLLLM; from the exons ATGGTTCAATCGGTAAGAAGTTCGGCTGCGACTGTATCGTCGACGGTTCGAAGCCACA GGGTTGCCGTACCTATCTATTCGTCAAAAAAATCccttactttattattattattattattattattattattattattattattattattattattattatcattattattattattattattattattattattattattattattattattattattattaatgtaa